A single genomic interval of Sporosarcina sp. ANT_H38 harbors:
- a CDS encoding superoxide dismutase family protein — protein MKQKIVLSIMLSALLIAGGCGKNVEKLPVAGESVQSVTSPILNTKGDKIGEVKLVDGIDGVTINIEAEGLTPGKHGIHIHEKAVCTAPDFKSTGAHFNPGHKEHGFDNPKGFHLGDLPNLEVDAEGKVSAEVTTALVTLKLGVENSLLDADGSSIVIHEKVDDYKTDPAGDSGDRIACAVVKSGS, from the coding sequence TTGAAACAAAAAATTGTATTGTCCATCATGTTGTCAGCGCTTTTAATTGCCGGTGGTTGTGGAAAGAATGTTGAAAAATTACCGGTCGCTGGGGAAAGTGTCCAATCGGTGACGTCGCCGATTTTGAACACCAAAGGGGATAAAATTGGTGAAGTCAAACTTGTTGATGGAATAGACGGTGTAACGATCAACATTGAGGCAGAAGGGTTGACGCCTGGCAAACATGGTATTCATATTCATGAAAAGGCTGTGTGTACAGCACCAGATTTTAAATCTACAGGAGCTCATTTCAATCCAGGGCATAAAGAACACGGATTTGATAATCCAAAAGGGTTTCATTTAGGTGACTTACCGAACCTCGAAGTTGATGCTGAAGGTAAAGTCAGTGCCGAAGTGACAACTGCCTTAGTCACGTTAAAGCTAGGCGTAGAAAACTCCCTTCTCGATGCTGACGGCAGTTCGATTGTTATTCACGAAAAAGTAGATGACTACAAAACGGATCCAGCGGGTGATTCAGGTGATCGTATTGCCTGTGCGGTTGTAAAAAGTGGTTCTTAA
- a CDS encoding phosphoribosylaminoimidazolesuccinocarboxamide synthase — translation MELIYKGKTKDVYKLDGSNVLLKFKDDVTGEDGVFDPGANTVGLTIEGAGQSGLRMTKYFFEKMADKDIPTHYVDANIDEVTMTVRSAKVFGKGLEVICRYRAVGSFLRRYGAYCEEGQPLDAFVEVTLKDDDRLDPPINKDGLAQLGLLTTDEYVTLEALTKEISGVVKAELAAKGLDLYDIKLEFGRDSETGNILLIDEISGGNMRVYKDGTYIAPMDLEKLVLA, via the coding sequence ATGGAACTCATATATAAAGGGAAGACGAAAGATGTTTACAAGTTGGACGGCAGCAATGTACTACTGAAATTTAAAGATGATGTAACTGGAGAAGACGGGGTTTTCGATCCTGGCGCGAACACAGTCGGCTTAACGATTGAAGGTGCAGGGCAATCCGGACTTCGGATGACGAAATACTTCTTTGAAAAGATGGCGGATAAAGACATTCCGACTCATTATGTAGATGCTAATATTGATGAAGTAACGATGACGGTACGATCAGCAAAAGTGTTTGGCAAAGGACTTGAAGTGATTTGCAGATACCGTGCAGTCGGAAGTTTCTTGCGCAGATACGGCGCTTATTGCGAAGAAGGACAACCTTTGGACGCTTTCGTAGAAGTCACGCTTAAAGATGATGACCGCCTAGATCCGCCGATTAACAAGGATGGACTTGCGCAACTCGGTCTATTGACGACAGATGAATACGTTACACTTGAAGCATTGACGAAAGAAATTTCAGGTGTAGTTAAAGCTGAACTTGCAGCAAAAGGTCTTGACTTGTATGATATTAAACTTGAGTTTGGACGCGATAGCGAAACAGGTAACATCCTACTGATCGACGAAATTTCTGGGGGTAATATGCGCGTCTATAAAGATGGTACATATATTGCACCAATGGATCTTGAAAAGTTGGTACTTGCATAA
- a CDS encoding YebC/PmpR family DNA-binding transcriptional regulator has protein sequence MGRKWNNIKEKKASRDADTSRIYAKFGREIYVVAKQGEPDPELNQALKFVVERAKTYSVPKAIIDRAIEKAKGGSEENFTELRYEGFGPNGSMVIVDTLTNNVNRTASEVRAAFGKNGGNMGVSGSVSYMFDATAVIGIEGMTADDVLELLMDADVEVRDILDEEESVIIYAEPDQFHAVQEVLKSAGITKFTVAEITMLAQNDLTLSPEALVQFEKMIDVLDDLEDVQQVHHNVHLED, from the coding sequence ATGGGCCGTAAATGGAATAATATTAAAGAGAAGAAAGCGTCAAGAGATGCGGATACGAGTCGTATTTACGCGAAATTCGGACGTGAAATTTATGTCGTGGCCAAACAAGGCGAGCCTGATCCTGAATTGAATCAGGCACTAAAATTTGTTGTAGAACGCGCAAAAACATATAGTGTACCGAAAGCGATTATTGACCGCGCGATTGAAAAAGCAAAAGGCGGCTCAGAAGAAAACTTTACCGAGCTTCGCTATGAAGGATTTGGACCAAATGGCTCGATGGTTATTGTCGATACACTGACAAATAACGTCAATCGTACTGCATCAGAAGTACGTGCTGCATTCGGCAAAAATGGCGGTAATATGGGCGTCAGCGGTTCCGTTTCTTATATGTTCGACGCTACTGCAGTTATCGGAATTGAAGGCATGACTGCCGACGACGTACTTGAACTGTTAATGGATGCGGACGTCGAAGTACGTGATATTCTAGATGAAGAAGAATCGGTCATCATCTATGCAGAACCTGACCAGTTCCATGCCGTTCAAGAAGTTTTAAAGAGTGCCGGCATTACAAAATTCACCGTTGCTGAAATAACGATGCTTGCACAAAATGACTTGACCCTTTCTCCAGAAGCACTTGTACAATTCGAGAAAATGATTGATGTACTAGATGATTTAGAAGATGTTCAACAAGTGCATCATAACGTCCACTTAGAAGACTAA
- a CDS encoding YitT family protein: protein MFFLEAKRIIVVIFGSLLLAISLNFFLINANVYASGFAGAAQLTSSVFNDFLGIEVSTGILLLLFNIPVFILGWYKVGKGFTIYSIVSVIFVTIFLELLPVISVSDDIILNAVFGGVIAGVGVGISMKLGASTGGMDIIAMVLSRLQDKPIGTYFLLLNGVIIVLAGFLNEPENALYTMLALYVTTVVIDALHTRHEKVTAMIVTQKADELQQAIHQKMVRGITILPAKGAYSKEDKHMLYLVITRYELYDLEKIISEIDPNAFTNIVQTAGVYGFFRREGDQVK from the coding sequence ATGTTTTTCTTAGAAGCAAAACGTATTATTGTCGTCATCTTTGGTTCCTTGTTACTTGCAATCTCTCTTAATTTCTTTTTAATCAATGCAAATGTCTATGCAAGTGGATTTGCAGGCGCTGCGCAGCTTACATCTAGTGTATTTAATGATTTCTTAGGCATTGAAGTTAGTACCGGTATTCTATTGTTACTATTTAATATTCCGGTCTTTATATTAGGTTGGTACAAAGTAGGCAAAGGCTTTACCATTTATAGCATTGTTTCTGTTATTTTTGTTACGATTTTCTTAGAGCTCTTACCCGTCATATCTGTGTCAGACGATATTATTCTAAATGCAGTGTTTGGCGGTGTCATTGCGGGAGTGGGCGTTGGAATTTCAATGAAACTAGGGGCTTCTACTGGAGGAATGGATATTATCGCTATGGTCCTTTCACGCTTACAAGATAAGCCAATCGGGACATACTTTTTATTGCTGAATGGTGTGATAATCGTCTTGGCAGGCTTTCTAAATGAACCGGAAAATGCGTTGTATACGATGTTAGCTTTGTATGTAACAACAGTCGTAATTGACGCACTCCATACGCGTCACGAAAAAGTAACCGCCATGATTGTTACACAAAAGGCAGACGAATTGCAGCAAGCGATTCATCAAAAAATGGTACGCGGCATAACGATTCTACCCGCAAAAGGCGCGTATTCGAAAGAAGATAAACATATGCTTTATCTCGTAATCACTCGTTATGAATTATATGACTTAGAAAAGATAATTAGCGAAATAGATCCAAACGCATTTACGAATATTGTTCAAACTGCTGGTGTTTACGGATTCTTTAGACGTGAGGGCGATCAAGTTAAATAA
- a CDS encoding TerD family protein has protein sequence MIELKKKGQSINLSKKGNDVGEILVNLNWNQSSKAVKSGGFLSSLFGGGQKNFDLDLGCLYELNSGEKGCVQALGNAFGSLKDFPYIQLDHDDRTGASTAGENLRINGSRIKDIKRVLVYAFIYEGAANWSEAGGIVKLTYGGGEDIVVKLDEHRNGQIMCAIAMIENVQNETFSVKRLVDYFPGHAKMDQAYGWGMSWQAGSK, from the coding sequence ATGATCGAACTGAAGAAAAAAGGACAGTCCATCAATTTATCCAAAAAAGGAAATGATGTTGGTGAGATTCTGGTCAACCTGAACTGGAATCAAAGTTCCAAAGCGGTAAAAAGTGGCGGATTCCTATCCTCGTTGTTTGGTGGCGGACAAAAAAACTTCGATTTAGATCTTGGATGCCTGTATGAATTGAATTCGGGAGAAAAGGGCTGTGTTCAAGCGCTTGGAAACGCATTCGGCTCGTTGAAAGATTTTCCTTATATTCAGCTTGATCACGACGATCGTACGGGGGCTTCCACAGCCGGAGAAAATTTACGTATCAATGGTTCGCGCATTAAGGATATTAAACGTGTGCTTGTGTATGCATTCATTTATGAGGGCGCGGCTAATTGGTCAGAAGCGGGCGGCATCGTCAAGTTGACATACGGCGGTGGAGAAGATATTGTCGTTAAACTTGATGAGCATCGCAACGGACAAATCATGTGTGCAATCGCAATGATTGAAAATGTACAAAACGAGACATTCAGTGTCAAAAGACTTGTCGACTATTTTCCGGGACACGCCAAAATGGACCAGGCGTATGGTTGGGGAATGAGTTGGCAAGCCGGTTCGAAGTAA